Within bacterium, the genomic segment CGCGGGCCGTCGAACTCGCAGAACCAGACCGCCTGCCACGTGCCGAGCCGCAGGTCGCCGCCGCGCACGGCGATCGTGCGCTCGCAGCCCACGAGCGAGGACTTGAGGTGGGCGTCGCTGTTGCCCTCGCCGTGGCGGAAGGGCCAGCGCTCGTCGACCACGCGGCCGAGCCCCATCAGCAGGTCCGCGGGGACGTCGGGGTCCGCGTTCTCGTTCACGGTGATCCCGGCGGTGGTGTGCGGGCACCAGACGAGGCAGAGCCCGTCGCGCACCCCGGAGGCGCGCACCGCCCGCCGCACCTCCGCCGTGATGTCCACGAGCTGGCAGCGCGCGCTCGTCTTCACGGCGATGTCCATCGCACCCCTCCTCCGTCCGCGCGGCGGTCGGCCTTGCGGCCGCCGTTCTGGCCCCGCGCGGGCGCCATGGTAGCAGGAAGCCGCCCGGACGCGGTATGATCCCCCCGTCACCCTCGGAGGATCGCCACGTGACGGACACCGGTGCGGACGACCGCCTCGCCGACAAGGCGGAAGCCGCCTCCGCCGGCCTTGTCGTCCAGTCCCTGGCCAAGGCCGACCGGGGCTTCACGATGTACCTGCCGAACAACCCGCTGCACGAGAGGTTCTTCGAGGAGTTCCGCCGTCGCGTGGACGAGCACCTCGGGAAGTACGGCGCGCTCGAGCTGGAGCTGACCCACCAGAGCCTGCTCTGCAACGGCGCGACGATCTACACGAGCCCGGAGCTGCGCGAGAACATCGCCTTCCGGATGTACGCCGACGGCATCCGCTCGCTGACCATCGAGGAGGGCGTCGAGCCGCGCGAGCTGCGGGCGCTCATCGAGGTCGTGGGGCGGTCGTCGCAGGAGGCGGACGAGGACGACATCGCCACGCGCCTCTGGTCCGCGGAGCTGCCCCACATCGCCTACACGCTTGCGGAGCTGCCGCCGGCGAGCGCCGAGGGGATCAAGGCGGTGGCCGCGCCGCCCCCCGCCGCCCAGGCAGGCGCGATCCGCCGCTACGCCGCCACGCTCGCCGCCGCGCCGCCGCCTCCCGCCGCGCCGTTGCCCCCGGCCCAGCAGATCTTCTCCCTCGGCGAGGAGGAACTGGCCGCGCTGCGGGCGCTCGTCGCGGCGGAGGAGGAGCGCACGCCGCTGGAGGACATGGGTCGCATCCTCCAGGCCATCCTGGTGGCGGAGCAGGACCCGGCGGTTCTCGGGGAGTTCCTCGACATCGTGGCGCACCTCTGCGGCGACCTGCTGCTCACCGCCCGCACCGCCGAGACCACCGCCCTGCTCCGCGTGCTCGTCGCGGCGGCGGCCGCCCCCGGCGTGCCGGCAGAGCGGGCGGCGCGGATCGAGGAGACCCGCGGGCGGGTGATCACGCCCGCCGTGACCGAGGGCTTCACGCGGCTGCTCTCCCGCGACGGCGGGGTGGACCTCGGGCAGCTGCGCGCGCTCGTCGTGGCGCTCGGCCGCCACGGGATCGAGCCATTCTGCCGCATGCTCGGCGACGCCCCCGGGAAGGAGGCGCGCAAGGTGCTCATCGAGGGCCTGGCCGAGACGGGCCGCGGTCTCCCCGAGCTGTTCCTGCCCTTCCTCGCGGATCCCCGCTGGTACCTCGTGCGCAACATGGTCTACATCCTGCGCCGCATCGGCGGGCCGGAGACGGCCCAGGCCATACGCCGCTGTGTCGGCCACCGCGACGCGCGGGTCCGCAAGGAGGTGCTGCTGTACTTCGAGGAGACCGCGGATGCGGCGGCCGAGTCCGTGATCCTCGCGTTCCTCGGCGACGAGGCGCCGTCGCTGCGCATTGCGGCCGCGCGTGGCCTGGCGCGCCGCGGCTCGCGCGCCGCCGCCGAGCGCCTGCTCGCGCTCGTCGGCACCCCGGCCTTCGGCGAGCGGGCGCTGGAGGAGCGCGAGGTCGTGTGGGAGGCGCTCGCGGCGCTCGCCCCCGCCCAGACACTGCCGCGGCTGCGGGAGATGCTGCTCAAGCGCCGCCTCTTCGGGCAGGCGAAGGAACTCGATGACACGGCCTGCGCCTGCGCCGGCCTGCGCCGCCTCGGCACGCCGGAGGCGATCGCGATCCTGCGCGAGGCGGCAGAAGCCAAGCGCGGCGAGGTCCGGGAGATCGTCGTCAAGGCGCTGCGTGCGCCGGCGCGGGGCGCGGGGGACACGGCCGCCCGGCGCACGGGCGGACCGCCGGAGGCCGGCCGTGGCTGAGCGCGTCGACGAGCAGCTCCTGCGTCTGGGCAAGCGGTTCGTCCGCGCGTTCTTCGTGCTCTACAAGACCGCCGGCCACTACGCCCCGGGACACCCGGCCCTCGCGCAGCCGCTGGCCGAGCTGGCCGCGCTCGTCGACGAGTTCGAGCGCCGGCGCGAGGAGGGGCTGCTCGCCTACCACGACGACACGTTGTACGTCGGCGAGCAGCGGCTCAAGCCCGACGCCGCCGGCTTTGACGCGTTCCTCGCCACGATGCGCGCGCTCAAGCGCTGCGGCATCGGCTCCGTCGCGTTCACGTCGAAGGCCGGTCCGGCGGAGATCGCGGCGTGGTTCGGCCTGCTGCGCGAGATCGAGGCGGCCCCCCCGGCGGACCCCTGCGGCGCGCTGCTCGCCCGCACGGTGGCTGCCGGCCTCGTGGGCATCGAGGTCGAACGCATGCCCGACCACGCGCCGGCCGCCTCGAAGGTGGAGACCGACGCCAAGGAGCGCGCGAAGGGGCTCTATGCGCAGACGATCGAGGTCGTCTCGGAGGTCATGGAGAACGTCAAGGTCGGCAAGGCCCTGCGGCTCAAGCGCGCCAAACGGGTCGTGCAGACGATGATCGACCAGCTGCTGTCGGCGGAGGCGAACCTGCTCGGCCTGACGAACCTGCGCTGCCACGACGAGTACACCTACAACCACTCGGTGAACGTCGGCATCCTCTCGATCGCGATCGGCCAGCGCGTCGGCCTCGGCAAGAACCGCCTCGTCGAGCTGGGGATGGCCGCCGTCTTCCACGACATCGGCAAGTCGTGCATCCCGCTCGCCATCCTCAACAAGCCGGGGGCCTTCGACGAGCAGGAGTGGGCTCTCGTGCGGCGCCACCCGGTCTACGGCGTCCGGGAGCTGCTGCGGCTCAAGGGGGCGGACGCGCTGACCGCGCGGATCATGCAGGGCGCGTTCGAGCACCACCTGAACCTCGATGGCTCGGGGTACCCGCGCCTGCCCCAGCCGCAGGGGGTGAGCCTCAGCGGGCGCATCGTCGCCATCGCGGACTGCTACGACGCGCTGACCTCCTCGCGCGTCTACCGGCGCGTCGCGGTGCCGCCGGAGGAGACGCTGCGCTACATCGTCAAGAACAGCGGGACGCTCTTCGACCCCGTGCTCGGGAAGCTCTTCGCCAACACGCTCGGCCTCTACCCGGCCGGGACGCTCTGCCAGCTCGCGAGCGGCGAGCTGGCCGTGGTCGCGCGCAGCAACCCCGACCCGGATCTCTGGGAGTCCCCCGCGGTGCTGGTCATCGCGACGCCGGACGGGACGCCGCTGGACGGCGAGCCCGTCGACCTCGCCGGGGCCGGCGCCGCCCGGCGCATCGTGCGCACGCTGGATGCGCGCGCGCACGGGATCGACGTCGCCCGCTACTTCGTCTGACCCTCACCCTCAGGCGCGGCGTCCCTGCCGGCCTGGTGACTCGTTCCGCACGTCATGTCCTTGAAATCCCCCCCTTCCCCCCTTTGCCAAAGGGGAGAGAGGGAACGTGACGATCTCCAGAACGAGTCGAGGGAGCTCAAAAGGGTCCAGGTGCAAGGAGGGCACGGTCCTCTGCTGCGCCGGCGTCGCGGGAGCGTCCGGGTGCGCCATGGCAAGGAAGCGAGGATGGGCGTGCCAAGGGACGGACAAGAACGGGTCGAGGAAGCTCAAAAGGGTCCAGATGCAAGGAGGGAGACGAAGCGAATGCTGAGGCGGGCTGGTGCCCGCCGCAGGCAGGCGCAAGGAGCCCGACGCCGCAGATGGGCCCTTTTCAGCTTCCGAGCAGACGGGCTAACCGTTCGCGGATGGCGGCGAGGCGGTAGGGCTTCGTGATGAAGTCGTCGCACCCCGCCTGGCGCGCCATCTGCTCGGAGTACTGGACCGTGCGGGCCGTCACCGCGGCGATCCTCGTGAAGCGCAGCCCGGGCGTCGTCTTGATCTTCCGGGCGGCGTCGTAGCCGTTCATCTTCGGCAGGTCGATGTCCATGACGATCAGGTCCGGCGCCTCGCGCACCGCGAGGTCCACGGCCTCCTGCCCGTCCTTCGCGTAGATCAGATCGTGGCCGCGTCCCTCGAGTGCCAGGGTCAGGATCCTGCGGCTGGTCTCCTCGTCGTCGACGATCAGGATCTTCTTGGCCATGCCCCCTCCCGCGGTGGTTGCGCTCCCCGGGCGGTCATCTTAGCACGCCGCCGCCGAGCACCTCGCGCAGCCGCCGGGCGATCTCCTCGGTCCCGAGGTCCCGCGGGAGCAGCAGGTCCCCGGGCGCGGCCAGGCCGCTCTGCATCAGCTGCGACGCCGGGTGGCTGGAGAGGAACACCACCCGCAACCCCGGCACCCGTGCCCGGGCGGCTGCGGCCACCTGGCGCACGCCCACGCTGCGCAGCGCACCATCGCACAGCAGCAGGTCGGGGCGGAAGCCGTCCGCCTCGAGCAGCAGCAGCGCCTCCTCCCCGCCGGCGGCGAACCGGACCCGGTAGCCGAGATCGGCGAGGCGGCCGCCGATGGCCCGCCGCGCCGTCGCGTCGTCCCCGACGAGCAGGATGGCCTCGGTGCCGCCCGGCACGGGCGACGCGTCGGCGGGCTGCGCCCCAGGGGCCGCCGGGAGGTAGACGAAGAAGGTCGATCCCGCCCCTGGCGCGCTCTCGACGCGCAGCGCGCCGCCATGCTGGGAGACAATCCCGTACGCGGTGGCCAGGCCGAGCCCCGTTCCCTGGCCGGGCTCCTTCGTCGTGAAGAAGGGGTCGAAGATCCGGGGCACGAGGTCGGGTTCCATGCCGACGCCCGTGTCGCGCACGCTGATCACCGCGTAGCGCCCGGGAGGCACGCCCGGATGCGCCGGCGCGTCCGCCTCCACGACCGCCGCGCCGGTCACGAACGAGAGGGTGCCGCCCCCGGGCATCGCGTCGCGGGCGTTGATCGCGAGGTTCAGGAGCACCTGACCGATCTGCGCCGAGTCCGCGACGACGGGCGGGGGCTCCTCGTCCGTGCGGCACCCGATCGCGATCGTCTTCGGCAGCACGTGCGCCAGCATCCCCCGGATCTCGGCGACCAGACGCGACGGCTCGACGGGGCGCATGCGCAGCTCCTGCCTGCGCCCGAACGCGAGGATCTGGTGCACGAGGTCCGAGCCGCGCTCGGCCGCGCCGATGACGTCATCGAGCTGCCGCCGCGCCGGATGTCCCTCCGCGAGCTGCTCGCTGGCGGCGTCGGTCAACCCGATCACGGCGAGCAGGATGTTGTTGAAGTCGTGGGCGATCCCGGAGGCGAGGGTCCCGATCGACTGCATCTTCTGCGCCTGCAGCAGCAGCGCCTGCAGCCGGTGGCGCTCCTGCTCGGCCTGGGAGAGGGAGGTCACGTCCTCGACGAAGACGAGCGCCTTGCGCCGGCCTTCCTCCTCGATCGGGATGCCGGTGAACCGGCCGACCACCAGCCGCCCGTCGCGGCTGCGGTAGCCGGCGGGGCCCACCGCGAAGGGCACGCCCTCGATCGCGCCCTGGACCTCCGTGGCGATGCCGGGCTCGAGGAACCCGGGGAACCCGTGGAGGTAGGCGCCGACGAACTCGTCCCGGGCGTACCCCGAGATCGCGACCATCGCGGGGTTGGCGAACTCCACGCGCAGGTCGTCGTCGACGATGAAGACCCCGAACGGGGCGCGCCCGAGGATGCGCTGCAGGCGGGCGGCCGCGTGGTTGAGCTCGTCCATCGCGAGCTTGCGCTCGGAGACGTCGTGGACCACGTGGGTGATGCCCCCGCCGCGGCGCGGCAGCGCCGTGATCTCGAGGTAGCGGCCGAGGTGCGGCTCGTCGAGGTCGACGGTCGTCGGCTGGCGCGTGCGCAGGGTCTCGCGGCCCGGGCAGCCGCCGATCGGCTCGGCGAGCCCGTGGAAGAGCTCGAAGCAGGGGCGCGGAGCGAGCGGGCGCTCGCCGAGGCCGAGCAGCCGGCGCGCCGCCGCGTTCGAGCGCACGACGCGGAAGTCCGCGTCGTGGATCGTGATCCCCTCGCGGATGCTGTCGAAGGTCTCCTGCCAGTCGTCGCGCGACTCGCGCAGCGCCCGCTCCATGACCTTGACGTCCGTGATGTCGCGCAGCGTCAGCACCGTGCCCCCCGCCTGCTCCAGGTCCGGGTGCACGGGCTCCGCCGTGGCGAGGAACCAGCGGTCCGTGAGGGCGTGGGCGATCTCCGCCGACACGCGCAGGCCCGTGCGCTGCTGCGCCTCCAGGGGCGCGAGCGCACCGGCGAGGCGGGCGCCCTGCAGCAGCTTGGCAATGCCGGTGCCCGGGACCTGGCGGTGCTCGAGGCGGGCGAGGCTGGCGGCGGCGCGGTTCGCGCGCACGACGAGGCCCTCGCCGTCGAGCATCAGGATCGCGTCGCCGACGGAGTCGAACGTGGCCCGCCACTGGGCCGCGGCGCGCACGAGCTCGTCGGTGCGCTCGGCCACCTGGTTCTCGAGGTGGCGCTCCTTGGCCGCGATGTCGTAGGCGAGGCCGAACTCGCGCACGAGCGAGATGCGGTGCAGGTGCCGCATGGCGACCATCACGGCGAGGATCGCGACGAGCAGGTAGTTCTGTGTGAAGAACTGCCTCGGGCCGGTCGGCCCGCCCCAGAGCAGCAGCGGCACCAGGAAGACGACGTAGATCACCCCGGCCACCAGCATCTGGAAGCGCGTGCTGGCCGGGATGAAGCCGAGGGCGACGATCGCTATCAGGATCATCCCGGAGAGGTAGGGCGAGTGGTGCCCGCCGTGGAGGAGGATCATGACCTCGATCGTGACCGCGGAGAGCGCGACGGCCGAGAGCAGGGAGACGCGCAGCACGGCCGGCGCCGTCGTCCGCGCCGCCACCTGCCGGAGCAGCAGCAGGCCGGCGGCGGCCGCGAGACGGTAGGCGAAGAAGCGGGGCGCCAGCTCCGGGGCGCTGATGAAGTCCAGCGGGGCGACGAGCAGGAAGAGCAGCGCGCCGGAGAAGGCGGCGCGGATGGTCCACTCGCGGAAGACGCGCTCGAGCTCGGCCTGGACGTAGGCCTCGCGGGCGGCCGCGGCCGCCGTCGAGGTCTCGCCGGGCTCCATGGCGCGCATGGTACCATGCGCCGACACGCTCGGAGCGGGCAACCGGGGAGGGGAAGCGATGGGCACGAGGGTCGTGCGGCAGTTCGCGCTGGCGGCAGCGGTCGCGGCGGCGGCAGCGATGTTCGCATCGGACACCCTGGCCGCGGTCGTGAAGGGCGTCACCTTCCCGGACTCGGTCGCGATCGGCGGCCGCGAATGCCGGCTCAACGGCGTCGGCGTGCGCACGAAGTTCATCGTCAGCGTCTACCTCGGCGCGCTGTACGTGGCGACGCCGACGGCGGACGGGGTCGCGGCGATCGCCGCCGACGAGCCCAAGCGCACGGTGCTGCACTTCGTGCACTCGAAGGTGGAGGCGGAGAAGATCCGCGAGGCCTGGCGCGAGGGCTTCGCCGCGAACGCCGGCGCCGCGCTGCCGCAGCTCAAGGAGCGGCTCGAGCGCTTCGCCGGCTGGTTCGACGAGGACCTGCACAAGGACGAGCGGATCGAGCTGACGTACGTCCCGGGGAAGGGGACCGAGGTCGCCGTCAAGGGGAAGGTGCGCGGGACGATCGAGGGCGCGGACTTCATGCGGGCGCTGTGGTCGGTGTGGCTCGGAG encodes:
- a CDS encoding secondary thiamine-phosphate synthase enzyme YjbQ; protein product: MDIAVKTSARCQLVDITAEVRRAVRASGVRDGLCLVWCPHTTAGITVNENADPDVPADLLMGLGRVVDERWPFRHGEGNSDAHLKSSLVGCERTIAVRGGDLRLGTWQAVWFCEFDGPRSRRVEITVLAGAR
- a CDS encoding HEAT repeat domain-containing protein, which encodes MTDTGADDRLADKAEAASAGLVVQSLAKADRGFTMYLPNNPLHERFFEEFRRRVDEHLGKYGALELELTHQSLLCNGATIYTSPELRENIAFRMYADGIRSLTIEEGVEPRELRALIEVVGRSSQEADEDDIATRLWSAELPHIAYTLAELPPASAEGIKAVAAPPPAAQAGAIRRYAATLAAAPPPPAAPLPPAQQIFSLGEEELAALRALVAAEEERTPLEDMGRILQAILVAEQDPAVLGEFLDIVAHLCGDLLLTARTAETTALLRVLVAAAAAPGVPAERAARIEETRGRVITPAVTEGFTRLLSRDGGVDLGQLRALVVALGRHGIEPFCRMLGDAPGKEARKVLIEGLAETGRGLPELFLPFLADPRWYLVRNMVYILRRIGGPETAQAIRRCVGHRDARVRKEVLLYFEETADAAAESVILAFLGDEAPSLRIAAARGLARRGSRAAAERLLALVGTPAFGERALEEREVVWEALAALAPAQTLPRLREMLLKRRLFGQAKELDDTACACAGLRRLGTPEAIAILREAAEAKRGEVREIVVKALRAPARGAGDTAARRTGGPPEAGRG
- a CDS encoding HD-GYP domain-containing protein, which translates into the protein MAERVDEQLLRLGKRFVRAFFVLYKTAGHYAPGHPALAQPLAELAALVDEFERRREEGLLAYHDDTLYVGEQRLKPDAAGFDAFLATMRALKRCGIGSVAFTSKAGPAEIAAWFGLLREIEAAPPADPCGALLARTVAAGLVGIEVERMPDHAPAASKVETDAKERAKGLYAQTIEVVSEVMENVKVGKALRLKRAKRVVQTMIDQLLSAEANLLGLTNLRCHDEYTYNHSVNVGILSIAIGQRVGLGKNRLVELGMAAVFHDIGKSCIPLAILNKPGAFDEQEWALVRRHPVYGVRELLRLKGADALTARIMQGAFEHHLNLDGSGYPRLPQPQGVSLSGRIVAIADCYDALTSSRVYRRVAVPPEETLRYIVKNSGTLFDPVLGKLFANTLGLYPAGTLCQLASGELAVVARSNPDPDLWESPAVLVIATPDGTPLDGEPVDLAGAGAARRIVRTLDARAHGIDVARYFV
- a CDS encoding response regulator → MAKKILIVDDEETSRRILTLALEGRGHDLIYAKDGQEAVDLAVREAPDLIVMDIDLPKMNGYDAARKIKTTPGLRFTRIAAVTARTVQYSEQMARQAGCDDFITKPYRLAAIRERLARLLGS
- a CDS encoding PAS domain-containing protein: MRAMEPGETSTAAAAAREAYVQAELERVFREWTIRAAFSGALLFLLVAPLDFISAPELAPRFFAYRLAAAAGLLLLRQVAARTTAPAVLRVSLLSAVALSAVTIEVMILLHGGHHSPYLSGMILIAIVALGFIPASTRFQMLVAGVIYVVFLVPLLLWGGPTGPRQFFTQNYLLVAILAVMVAMRHLHRISLVREFGLAYDIAAKERHLENQVAERTDELVRAAAQWRATFDSVGDAILMLDGEGLVVRANRAAASLARLEHRQVPGTGIAKLLQGARLAGALAPLEAQQRTGLRVSAEIAHALTDRWFLATAEPVHPDLEQAGGTVLTLRDITDVKVMERALRESRDDWQETFDSIREGITIHDADFRVVRSNAAARRLLGLGERPLAPRPCFELFHGLAEPIGGCPGRETLRTRQPTTVDLDEPHLGRYLEITALPRRGGGITHVVHDVSERKLAMDELNHAAARLQRILGRAPFGVFIVDDDLRVEFANPAMVAISGYARDEFVGAYLHGFPGFLEPGIATEVQGAIEGVPFAVGPAGYRSRDGRLVVGRFTGIPIEEEGRRKALVFVEDVTSLSQAEQERHRLQALLLQAQKMQSIGTLASGIAHDFNNILLAVIGLTDAASEQLAEGHPARRQLDDVIGAAERGSDLVHQILAFGRRQELRMRPVEPSRLVAEIRGMLAHVLPKTIAIGCRTDEEPPPVVADSAQIGQVLLNLAINARDAMPGGGTLSFVTGAAVVEADAPAHPGVPPGRYAVISVRDTGVGMEPDLVPRIFDPFFTTKEPGQGTGLGLATAYGIVSQHGGALRVESAPGAGSTFFVYLPAAPGAQPADASPVPGGTEAILLVGDDATARRAIGGRLADLGYRVRFAAGGEEALLLLEADGFRPDLLLCDGALRSVGVRQVAAAARARVPGLRVVFLSSHPASQLMQSGLAAPGDLLLPRDLGTEEIARRLREVLGGGVLR
- a CDS encoding chalcone isomerase family protein, translating into MGTRVVRQFALAAAVAAAAAMFASDTLAAVVKGVTFPDSVAIGGRECRLNGVGVRTKFIVSVYLGALYVATPTADGVAAIAADEPKRTVLHFVHSKVEAEKIREAWREGFAANAGAALPQLKERLERFAGWFDEDLHKDERIELTYVPGKGTEVAVKGKVRGTIEGADFMRALWSVWLGEKPVDGGLKEGMLAGAQR